The DNA window attatgaagctcaattctcaaaccatcttaatattgaaggacaaaattgaaaaaataatatttaaaaaaaatttaaaaaaaaaactcgagtcaaccctgATGAATCTGCAAAGTCCATGAACTATGACATAAGATCGAGAAAAcatcatagaaagaaaagttaagaaaaaataacgaAAGTCAATCTCCAAccaacttaatgttgaatgttgagggatgaaatttaaaaataaataatttaaaagatctAAAATGTCATACTCTGTATAATCTTCAAAGCCTGCGACATAAATTATGAGGCCGAATTGCACCATAAAAagtaaacttgaaaaaatcataatgtcAAAATctcaaccaaccaaaataattagggatagaattgaaaaaacaaattcaagaaaaaatatgatcaaaagaaaacaaataaatttaaaaaaaataaagattaaatttgataaaataaaataaaataacaagggaTGGAATTAACAACTAATTACAGTTAAGATTTctaacattttttgttttaacaaacaaaagaaaatattaatgaaacacGAGGTAATTGGAGGGGATgagattgcaaaaaaaaattgtaaagaagaaaattgatgtGTGTGCGCTAAACAACAAATCAATCATGAACTTATAAATtgatagcaaaaaaaattattttcagtttCAACTATGATTCAATTAACTATTAAACAATATATGATGTATATATGACATCAAATTAGGTTCATACAAATGTGGTCAATTTGCAATTCTCACTCCTATCTTCTTGTTTATTTGGTATTATGGtgtatgttgttttttaaaattattttttatttaaaaatatattaaaataatttatcttttaattatgatattagcacattaaaattattaaaaaaacactaaaaaaatatcattttgatatcttttcaagtaaagtttatttttaaaatgtattcaaaaataaaaataaccataCTTCTAAATACTTAAAATAAACCAACATTACATATGattcttttcaagaaaaatcagTTGACACTTGAGAGAtgtaatatataatttcaacaacaaaattttagttttttttaatactaagtAGAGCGAGTTTACCcgtaggttatatatatatatatatatatatatatataatgtcttTTCGCTTCATCGAACTAGGTCATGTCTTTCGACACCGCTTGGGTCCACTGTTTCTTTTCCTGGCCATGATGACTTTATGAGAGTAGTAAAATTCTGATAGATTTATGAGCTCATATAAAATTGTAGAAGATACGTATCTTCAGCATCCCCATTCCCCTGtatgaaaagattaaaatccAGCTGGCAGTGGCTCCAGACCGGCTTCCACCGAGGCAAATCCATCGTTCAGCCAGAACAACATCATATGATATTTGTCTTATTACTCCATTCTCTCTTTTACattctaaaaacataaatttatcttttttatttaattattagatgTATGTATAAAGAAAAGTACAGGGCTACACACATATTTCAAACACAGAAACACATTTCCTTTTCGAGAATGAACAATTACATATACACTTTGTTTTTTGATAATCGAGGGCAGGGAATCAGGGCTTGCGCTCAACTAGTGGCTTGTGGCTCGCAGAGGTTGGAATTCTTCAGGAGTCTGAACATGGGACTTCCCTCGTCCCAATTCAACCATTATTCCTaagaaacaaagtttttttCTCCGGTGTATGAAAACACGACGACATATAGAAGCTTGAGATACCTCAAAAgaatttgttcaaattttctcCGAGGAGAGGAGAAACGAGTGCCTTATAAGCACTTTCAGTTGGATGGTAGCTGTCCCAAAATATATGATCGGAAACATTTGCACACTTCACAGGAGTATATTGATTACATAATATAGATACCTCCAAATCTCCAGTACCACAACATCCTTTATCCACAACTTGAAAACCTGAAAACAACGAAATCAGCACAGGTTACGAACCACGGATACTTCAAAATCCTTCACATGTTCATACGGATCCCATATGTACAATAATTGATCTGATACGTTCTAGATTCTAAAAAGTGTTGAATACTTATCCAACGTatcaaaaaatcaaggaaatggGTACTTTTAGTACcatattttttaggattttgaaTGAGATCTAGCAGTAGATTGTAGACATCAATATAGACAAATCTGCCATTAGGCAGGCTGCTTCCAAGAGAATCCAACTTCTTAGACAGCTTGGAGTTGAATAACTTCGCTGCTTCGTTTAAGTTTTCTGCGCACTTTCTTTCAGCTCCCCCAGCTAAAGTTCTCTGAGATGGAACACATCCAATTGGTGGTGTACTGAAAAATCCTATCCTTCTTGCTCCGAGTTCATATAAttccttggaaaaaaaaaaatgcagatgcagtaaattaatatgaatactgagcaagaaatatttatataacCGATACGAAAATATTCAAGTGTATGCATTTACCTGCGCGAAAGTAGAAGCTGAGTTAGCCATTAGATCAGTGTAAGCCGGAACATCGTATTGCGATTTCCTAGCACGTATTGTAAAATAGGTATTGGCAATGTCATCACTGCCTGCTACTACGAAAAATAGACTATTCTTTAAGAtgaactttgttttttcctctccaATCATCGCCTCCAGCTTCCCTATGtattctttcaaatattttaactGATCCGACAACGATATAACTGACTGTAATCAAGTTTGATCAAGATTAGTATAAGAAATCAGTGGTTGAAAAGAGTAAAGAAAGACAATAGGAGAATGTTGTACCACTAATTTGGGTGTCAAGGGATCAAATCCTGAGCCACCTGAAGCAAAGGTTACTCCTGTTACCAGATCTTGGGGTAGAACTGTTGGGTCCAAATATGCTGGCAATGTGTCCTTAATCCCCAATTCTTTAGCTAAAGAAAAAAGCAGAAGAAAGAGGGATTCCTGGTCAATTAGCTTCAAGTGCAGCATCATGATTTAATAAGGCTTTGAAATTTTTGAGATTCGATTAAGCATCTTGACCTTCTTTTATGGATTTTGCTGTGTTTAAAGAGTAGAATTTTACTACTCCACCTTCCAAATGAACCCATTTCAGGaaacaaattattgttttaGAAGAAGAGAGGTAAAGTATAATCATGATCATTTCAAAGCAGAGATGAGGAAACTTTCTGCCattgggagagagagagaggttttgTTATCATACCTATGATGTCTGAAGGAACTTTTCCATTACAAAACCTTCCTGTAGGAACTCCTCCTTCAAAATCCTTGCCGTAAGGAGGGAAGTTGCATTTGACAAGTGttttaatattgttgttgttgcctGCATCAACTATTGAATCCCCAAATAGCAGAAGTGCTGGAACAGTAACATTAGGTGGTAGCTTCACCGAAGATTTAACGCTGCATACAACAGTGAGAAAGAGCAACAAGGTAGGATAAAAGCAACAAGACGTTAGTCTCAATAGAAGAAACTTCATCGTTTTTGATGATCTTCCCTGGCTTTCTCGATCCCTCCTGATGTGATTAGGTTGACGAAGGAggagaaaaatgtttttggcGTCTCGAATGGTTCCTTGCTTGTGCATTTATATGGAGAGCGAAGTAGGAGCTCAACCAGCATCCTCGAGATAATTTTTGAAGTATCCATGCATGTGATGTAAgcactatttaaaataaataatattcacCCGTGTAATTTCTtgcaattggtttttttctttttcaatttttttgaggCAATTATATGATACTACATGCTAAAATAATTAGGATATGACTCTCCTCCATAACTATTCATAtaaacactaaataaaatattttctttctttccttttcttttgctgaGTGAAGGAGGTCCCTTTTTtccctttgcttttttttatatatataatttcacccttttggatttgaatttaattctttattgttcaattttattcttcaatatttagttgattttaaattagtatttataatttatttcagttttttttctataaagttatcaaaatctcaaacaaatatcctaatatttgatttatgcttgattttacaactatttaatttttttatcgtataattaagtaaaaactaaagttattaaattcagtgAAGTCCATGACCTAAATTACAGGTTTGGTGGGTCAAACCGCGAAATCCAAgttgatccaatatattataatttcaatataaaaaaaatatcatcttgaaaaaaaaatcaatgacaaaCCACGTTTTTTTACCAATCATTCAAGTTGCCTTTGAAATTGTTGAGCCAACTAGGTCACATCGAGATAGGTCCCAcgcggtttaattttaaacatagaCTCGACAATAAGGTGGGTCAATAAGTTTTAAGGTTGATCTATTaaactagatttaataataatgtcaAATAGTTTCCTCCAACCTAGACATTTTGTACATTCATTTTTTGTATCCTAGACAGTTTAATTAAGATTTACATAACataatagtttaattaaaatttacataacataatttttttacataacatGGCGCTGCTAAATAAACTaatttacatattaattaaaattaggttttttttagatgatcttaaatatatattttaaataaattcatctAATTATTTGTCCAAAGATTCGAACTAAAAAGCAGTGGCaggatcaaataaaaatcactaaaaGTATGTTTAGAAATGTAgcagcggttgtttttcaaattattttttatttgaaaatacatcaaaataatatttgtttttattttttaaaaattatttttgatatcagcgtattaaaataatttaaaaatatttaaaaatattaatttaaaataaataaataaataaatatttttaaaataaaaaacatgattaaattgCATATACCCAACTGCCCTTCTTGCAACCTCCCGAGTTATTATGCAATAAATTATAAGTCACCCCAGCATTTGGAGGGAGAGAGGGCATCTGGTACGGTGCGACAGAGAAATTTCTTAACTATCTTCAGTACGTGTGCTCATCTGTCACAATAATGTATTTGTTTCTTCGAGACTTTCTTGTAAACTTGATGAATCTGATATGACTTGTCAACTAATTACTTCCAGGAGTAGCAAATCAAGCTCAACTAAGGGCCAGATTAGTACCATACTTGTCAAGTAGAAATCAAGCCAAACCACCCTTTAAACTCAAGAAAACCTATCCTCAAGCTAGTAATTCAACTTTTCTATACATATAATTAAGTGGATATTCTGCTTGGAGATCCTAACCAGAATTAGCCACGATCAAGACTCAAAAGTTGCCCCAGCGAAACTTGCGAGGTGTAACAGTGAAGTTTGTCACCTTTAGATGTGTTCGAGATTGCAATAATTTctggtttttttaatgtatttcacttaaaatatattgtgttgaagtttttttaatgtttttttatagttttgatgtgttaatgttaaaaataatatatatatatatatatatatatatataaaataaaaataattttaatatattcttaaataacagtaattttttaaaatcacctcGCAATGCAGTATCAACCACGGAAGAAATAAAGGTGGCACGGAAAGAGGCTGCTCTCGTCGTGGAAAAGTGGTAGAggtggatcatgcttcttgtaAGTGTTTGGGGCCTTTGGGCTACCCTCTCTTCAATCTTCGTGACTCGAGAgattcacttttttaaaaaaagaaaaatctgagGGCCATACAgttataattcattaaaaaaaggacaGGATGAAAGGGGGGCAGGTTAAAGACCTTGTCTGGATTGTGGATGACTGCAATTGCAGATTCAAATGGGAATGCTACAGCTAGTTTGGAAAGCAACCACGTTTTTTGCCGTGCTTTTTTTGAGCCTGCATTAAACTAACCTCCCTTCATGTATTTTATGTGCATTGTGTCTTCGCATTATACGCCCCAATTGATCACTCATTCTAGCACAGTTATGATTGATTtccttaattttgattttttatctgtgttgtttttcttctttttttcgtttttttagaGAATAACTTATTTTCTACTCTCGTTTGGTAATGTTCTTGGATCATCCTTCACAGGAGTCGAAACTATGTTATAGTACTGTAAAGTGCCAACGGAACCCccaagttttgaaaaatatttgattttagttCTAATATTTTGTTCATTATAAAATCTACATCTTGCTCtccaaaaaaaatagtatttatttttaatgtatcgaatatatttcttttctttttccgaTAACCATCATTAGCATTTTATTTGTAAGATTCTAGTTTCCGATAGTTTTAATGAGCGGAAACATtattaatatatgtattaatattgatag is part of the Populus trichocarpa isolate Nisqually-1 chromosome 2, P.trichocarpa_v4.1, whole genome shotgun sequence genome and encodes:
- the LOC7496913 gene encoding GDSL esterase/lipase EXL3, giving the protein MHKQGTIRDAKNIFLLLRQPNHIRRDRESQGRSSKTMKFLLLRLTSCCFYPTLLLFLTVVCSVKSSVKLPPNVTVPALLLFGDSIVDAGNNNNIKTLVKCNFPPYGKDFEGGVPTGRFCNGKVPSDIIAKELGIKDTLPAYLDPTVLPQDLVTGVTFASGGSGFDPLTPKLVSVISLSDQLKYLKEYIGKLEAMIGEEKTKFILKNSLFFVVAGSDDIANTYFTIRARKSQYDVPAYTDLMANSASTFAQELYELGARRIGFFSTPPIGCVPSQRTLAGGAERKCAENLNEAAKLFNSKLSKKLDSLGSSLPNGRFVYIDVYNLLLDLIQNPKKYGFQVVDKGCCGTGDLEVSILCNQYTPVKCANVSDHIFWDSYHPTESAYKALVSPLLGENLNKFF